TCAACGACCTTAAAGACCAGTACACGGTGGTCATCGTCACGCACAACATGCAGCAGGCCGCGCGCGTCTCGGACCGGACCGCGTTCTTCAACATCGCGGGAACCGGCAAGCCGGGCAAGCTGATCGAGGTGGGAGACACCCACACCATCTTCAGCAACCCCACCCAGAAGGCCACGGAGGACTACGTCTCCGGCCGCTTCGGATAAGCGAAACCTAAAGCTCCGTCAGGGGTGAGAGCGAAAGCTCCAGCACGAAGGCGGCAGCCGCCGTCAGCACGGGTGTGAGGACCCAAAACGCCAGGATCCGGAGGACCAGTTTGCGGTTGGTCACCGGGAACCCCTGGTTACTCCCGGCACCCAGCACGGCGGCCGTCACTGTGTGCGTAGTGGAAATGGGCCACTGCAGCCCGATGGCCCCGAGCAGCAGGATCACGGAGCTGTACAGCTGGGCCACGAAGCCCCGGAGCGGATCGATCCGGGTGAGCTTGTAGCCGATGGTGTAGGAAATGCGCCAGCCTCCGGCCAGGGTTCCGGCCGCCAGCATTGCCGCGGTAAGCAACGGCACCCAGCCGGGAATGCCGCCGCCGTCGGACAGCCCGGCGGCGAGGAGCGCCAGAAGCAGCACCGCCCCGGTCCGTTGTCCGTCCTGGAGGCCGTGGCCGAAGGCCACTGCTCCGGCAGCAATGGCCTGGGCGCGGCGCGACCGGCTGTTGACTACGCTGGGCGGCGTGTAGCGGGCCGCCCACGTGGCCGGCCACACCAACAGGTATGCGCCCACAAACGCTATGACCGGGGACACCAAAAGGGGCAGGACTACCTGGAACAAGAGAGAGTTGTTCACCCCGTCCACGGCATTGCCGCCCACCAGCACGCTGGCCAGGCCTGCGCCGGCCAGCCCACCTACCAGTGCGTGCGTGGACGAGGAGGGAATACCGCGCCACCAGGTGTAAATGCCCCAGGCCACGGCGCTGAGCAGGCCGGCAATGAGGATGGTCAGGCCGTTTTCCCCTGGCGGCAGCGAGATCCAGGTTCTGCTCACTTGCAGCGCCAGGAGCCCGCTGAGTCCCGCGCCGACGAAGTTGAAGAGGGCGGCAAGCAGGACGGCCACCGTGGGGGTCAGCGCCCGGGTCCGTACGGCCAGGGCCACGGACGTTGACGCGTCCCTGAAACCGTTCAGGAACGCGAATGCGGCGGCAAACAGCACCACCACGGTGAAGAAGAACAGGGTCACGTCAGGATTCCTTGACGATGATGCTGCCTACCTGGGTGGCGATCCGCCGCATGTCCTTGGTGACTTCCACCAGCTGGTTGGCAATGTCCCGGTTCCGGGCGTATTGGGCCCATTTCATGTCCTTGATCATGTCCGCAACCCACACCCGGTGGGTCCGTTCCGCCCGCTTGGCCAGGCGGAGGATCTCGATCCAGTAATCCTCGAGGTCGTCCAGGTTGTTGAGCTGCCGCATGGCATCCACGGTGAGCTCGGCCTGCCGGCTGATGATCTCGAGTTGGTCCGCCGCGCGCCTGGGGAGGCGTTCGAGCTTGTACAGGGCCACCAGTTCCGCAGCGGCGTCCAGCTTCTCCATGGCCTCGTTGAGGTAGCGGGAGAGGGCGTACATGTCCTCGCGGGGGAGCGGATTCACGAAGCTGGTGCGCATGTGGGTGAGCAGCGCGAAGTGCAGTTCCGCGGATTTGGCTTCGTGATCGTGCATGTCTTCGACCAGGCGGTTGTGCTCGGTGGCCGGGACGCCGAGGATTTCGGCCAGCGTCGCGGTGGCGAGGACGATCTGGCGGGCCATCTGCGAGAGCAGGTGCAGCCCTGCGGGCTCCTGCGGAAAGAGGCGGAGCTTCACCTTCGGGTTCCGGTGAAGGCAGGGAGCGGCAGGGAATGTGGCCCGCGGGCCATGTGACTTGACGTTGACCCGCACATGGGGATTACTTTACCGGCAGATCCACGCGGGCATAAAAGTGGTGCCGAACCGGATACGCCTCTCGGCGGTAGGCCGCTCTAGGCGGCTAAATGTTGAAGCCCGGGGGTTTCGCGGTTCGGCACCGGTTTCAGTTTTCTACTTTGGCTGAACCAAGTCAACATTGACAGCC
Above is a window of Arthrobacter sp. FB24 DNA encoding:
- a CDS encoding inorganic phosphate transporter → MTLFFFTVVVLFAAAFAFLNGFRDASTSVALAVRTRALTPTVAVLLAALFNFVGAGLSGLLALQVSRTWISLPPGENGLTILIAGLLSAVAWGIYTWWRGIPSSSTHALVGGLAGAGLASVLVGGNAVDGVNNSLLFQVVLPLLVSPVIAFVGAYLLVWPATWAARYTPPSVVNSRSRRAQAIAAGAVAFGHGLQDGQRTGAVLLLALLAAGLSDGGGIPGWVPLLTAAMLAAGTLAGGWRISYTIGYKLTRIDPLRGFVAQLYSSVILLLGAIGLQWPISTTHTVTAAVLGAGSNQGFPVTNRKLVLRILAFWVLTPVLTAAAAFVLELSLSPLTEL
- a CDS encoding DUF47 domain-containing protein is translated as MKLRLFPQEPAGLHLLSQMARQIVLATATLAEILGVPATEHNRLVEDMHDHEAKSAELHFALLTHMRTSFVNPLPREDMYALSRYLNEAMEKLDAAAELVALYKLERLPRRAADQLEIISRQAELTVDAMRQLNNLDDLEDYWIEILRLAKRAERTHRVWVADMIKDMKWAQYARNRDIANQLVEVTKDMRRIATQVGSIIVKES